GGCGTCGAGCCGCGCGCGCTCGGGGGCCGGGCCGAGAGCGGCGAACTTCGCCTCGTGCATGTCGACGCAGAGGTGGCACTGGTTGCGGGCGGCGACGGTCAGGACGACGGTCTCGCGGGAGTGCGGGTCGAGGGTGGTCGACTCGAAGATCTCGCTGAGCTTGAGGAAGCCGTCGAGGGTGTGCGGCGACTCCTTGAGAAGGGCGACGGCCCCGGCGGTACGACTGGACAGGTCCTGCGGCACGGTGACTCCCCCGGCTAAGATGGACAACATGGTTGACCATGTCGATGGAGAAAACGTAAACCAGGTTGTCGATTCGCGCAAGGGGGTTTCCGGGACAGCCGGGCGCGCCGCCGCCGACCCGCCCGGCTTCATGCTGCCGATGCTCCTCTTCGCCGGCTTCCGCACCCTCATCGACCGCGTCCACACCGAACTCGCCGAGCAGGGCCACCCCGACCTGCGCCCGGCGCACGGCTTCGCACTCCAGGCCATCGGGCCCGGCGGCGCCACCGCCAGCGAGATCGGGCGCCGCCTCGGCGTCTCCAAGCAGGCCGCCGGCAAGACGGTCGACCGCCTCCTCGCCCTCGGCTACGCGGAACGCACCGACGACCCCGCCGACGCCCGCCGCAAACTGGTCCGCGTCACCCCCCGCGGCATCGACGCCCTCACCCGCTCCGCCGCCGCCTTCGACGCGCTGCGCGCCGAGTGGGCCGACCGGCTCGGCGCCGACCGCGTCCGCGACCTGGAGCAGGCGCTGGGCACGGTGGTCCCGCCCGGGACCGTCTCCCGTCTCGACGCGACGAGCTGGCTGGGCGGGACCTGACCGGGCGGGCGGGCCGCCGTCCGGGCGGGCCCGCCGTCCGGGCGGCCCGCCGTCCGGGCGGCCTCACCGCGCCGCCGGAATCACCGGGCCGCCGGGATCACCGGGCCGCCGGGATCACCGGGCCGCCGGAATCACCGGGATCACCGGGATCACCCGGCCGCCCGGATCACCAGGCGAAGGCCTCCGGCGAGGGACCCGGGCCCGGGAAGACCTCGTCCAGACCGGCCAGGAGCTCCTCGCCGAGCTCCGCCTCCAGCGCGCGCAGGGCGCCCTGGAGCTGCTCCGGGGTGCGCGGGCCGATGATCGGACCGGTCACCCCGGGCCGGGTGAGCAGCCAGGCCAGGGCCGTCTCGCCCGGGTCCGCGCCGTGCTTGGCCAGCAGGTCCTCGTACGCCTGGAGACGGGCCCGCGCCACCGGGTCGGCGAGCACCTCGGCGGCCCGGCCGGTGGCGCGCCGGCCGCCCTCGACCTCCTTGCGGATCACGCCGCCGAGCAGACCGCCGTGCAGCGGCGACCAGGGGATGACGCCCAGGCCGTACTCCTGCGCGGCCGGGATCACCTCCATCTCGGCGCGGCGCTCGTAGAGGTTGTAGAGGCACTGCTCGCTGACCAGGCCGACCGAGCCGCGCCGGGCGGCGGTCTCGTTGGCCTGGGCGATCTTGTAGCCGGGGAAGTTGGACGAGCCCGCGTAGAGGATCTTGCCCTGCCGCACGAGGACGTCGATCGCCTGCCAGATCTCCTCGAAGGGGGTCAGGCGGTCGACGTGGTGGAACTGGTAGACGTCGATGTAGTCCGTGCCGAGCCGCTTCAGGCTGGCGTCGACGGCCCGGCGGATGTTCAGCGCGGAGAGCTTGTCGTGGTTGGGCCAGGCCGCGCCGTCGGGGCCCATGTTCCCGTAGACCTTGGTGGCGAGGACGACCTTGTCGCGGTGGGCCGGGTCCTTGGCGAACCAGGAGCCGATGATCTCCTCGGTGCGGCCCTTGTCGTCACCCCAGCCGTAGACGTTGGCGGTGTCGAAGAAGTTGAGCCCCGCGTCGAGCGCGGTGTCCATGATGGCGTGACTGGTGGCTTCGTCCGTCTGCGGGCCGAAGTTCATCGTCCCCAGGACGAGTCGGCTGACCTTGAGTCCGGTGCGTCCGAGCTGCGTGTACTCCATGGGCGTCAAGCCAACGCCTTCGAGTGCGCTCGAAGCAAGGGCCTTCCGCGGCGGCACGGCGACCGCGCCGGGTCAGCCCACCACGGACGCCACCGCGATGATCGCGAACATCAGTACGAGCACGCCGGCCATGATCCGGTTTCGGGTCTTCGGGTCCACCCTCCGAGACTAACCCGGCCGGTCCCCCGCCCCCGCGCCGCCCAGGGGCCATGTGGTGACCGTCTCGTACCGCGGCCGTTCCCCGGGGGTGCCGCCGCCGGGCAGGTTGCTGCGCACCAGCGCCAGCTCCGCGACCTCCCAGCGGGTCCCCTCGAAGGCGTCCAGGGCGGTGACGAAGGGCCGCAGGTCCAGGTCCGTGCGGGAGCGGGCGACCGTGAGATGGGCCTGGTAGCGGCGGTGCTCGTCCATCGCGACGCCCGCCCGCCGGGCGGCCGCGTCCGCCCGCTCGGCCAGCAGCCGCAGGTCGTCGAGGTCGCCCGCCGCGCCCGTCCAGAGCACCGCACGCCCGAAGCGCCCGCCCCCGTGCAACCGGAGCGGGAAGGGCGCCGAGCGGTGGGCGGCCCGGCCGAGGCGGGCGCGCAGGTCCGGCAGCAGCGCCTCGTCGACCTCCCCCATGAACGCGAGGGTGAAGTGCCAGCCGGGCCGCGAGGTCCAGCGCAGCCGCCCGGCACCGGGCAGGTGGGCGAGCCGGTCGACCTCGTGGGCGAGCTCGGCGAGCTGCGCGGGCGGCGGCAGGACGGCGGCGAAAAGCCTCATACGGTGAGTGTGGCAGGGCGGGGGCGCGGACCGGAGGCCGCGGACTAGCCTCTGCCGGATGGACAACGTGATCACGATCAGGAAGGGCGGGGCAGCGGACGTCCCCGCGATGCTCGCCGTCCTCGACAGCGCCGTCGGCTGGCTCAACGGCAGGGGCATCACCGCACAGTGGGGCACCGAGCCGTTCAGCGCGCGGCCGAAGACGGTGGAACTGGTCGAGCGGGTCGCCGCCGAGGGGGTCCCGTGGATGGCCGAGGTCGACGGGGTGCCGGCCGGGACGCTGACCCTGACCCCGCACCCCGGCGCCTACGTGGAACCCGCCGGGGAGCCGGAGTCGTACGTCCGCTTCCTCGCCACCGACGCCCGCTTCCACGGCCTCGGCGTCGGCGCGGCGCTGCTCGCGCACGCGGCCGAGGAGACCCGGCGGCAGGGGATCTCGCTGCTGCGGGTGGACTGCTTCGCGGGGAGCGAGGGGCGGCTCGTCGCGTACTACGAGGGCCAGGGGTTCACCCGGACGGAGACGTTCACCGTCGGGGACTGGCCGGGGCAGGTGCTGGAGCGGCGGGTGTGACACCCGAGAGGGGGCGGGCCCACACGGGCCCGCCCCCTCTGCTCACGCCGTCCTTCGGATCACGCGATCCTTCGGGTCGCGCAGTCCCTCTCCTCACGCCGCCATTCGCATCACGCCGCCGTCGCCAGCCGCTCGCGCGGGACGAAGCGGACCTGGGGGTGGCCGTGGTGCCAGCCCAGGGCGAGCTTCAGACGGCCGACCCGGGCCAGGACCAGGCCGATGACGGCCGCCGCGGTCAGCGAGACCAGGCCGCCTGTCGCGAAGCCGACGCGGGCACCGTACGTGTCGGTGACCCAGCCCAGCAGCGGCGCGCCGATCGGGGTGCCGCCGGCGAAGACCATCATGTAGAGGCTCATCACCCGGCCCCGCATCGCCGGGTCCGTCGCCATCTGGACCGCCGAGTTCGCGCTGATGTTGACCGTCAGGCCGATCGCGCCGATCGGCACCAGCAGCAGCGCGAACAGCCAGAACGCCGGCGACAGCGCGGCCGCGATCTCCAGCGCGCCGAAGACGCCCGCCGCGACGACCAGCATCCGCAGCCGGGTCGAGCCCCGCCGCGCCGCGAGCAGCGCGCCCGCGAGGGACCCGGCCGCCATCAGGGTGTTGAGGAAGCCGTACGTACCGGCGCCGACGTGGAAGACCTCCTCGGAGAAGGCGGTCAGCCAGATCGGGAAGTTGAACCCGAACGTGCCGATGAAGCCGACGAGGACGATCGGCCAGATCAGGTCCGGGCGGCCGGCGACGTAGCGCAGGCCCTCCCGCAGCTGGCCCTTGCCGCGCGGGGCGCGCTCCACCTTGTGGAGCTCGCCGGTCCGCATCAACAGCAGGCCGACGATCGGGGCGAGGAAGGACAGGCCGTTGATCAGGAAGGCCCAGCCGCTGCCGATCGACGCGATCATCAGGCCCGCGACGGCGGGGCCGACGAGCCGGGCGGACTGGAAGTTCGCCGAGTTCAGCGAGACCGCGTTGCGCAGCTGTCCGGGGCCGACCATCTCGG
The DNA window shown above is from Streptomyces showdoensis and carries:
- a CDS encoding carboxymuconolactone decarboxylase family protein, with amino-acid sequence MLSILAGGVTVPQDLSSRTAGAVALLKESPHTLDGFLKLSEIFESTTLDPHSRETVVLTVAARNQCHLCVDMHEAKFAALGPAPERARLDAVRRFTLQVLAASGAVSDAELEAFFAHGYTRQNALEVVLGIGTYTVSTFANRLTRAA
- a CDS encoding MarR family winged helix-turn-helix transcriptional regulator, whose product is MDNMVDHVDGENVNQVVDSRKGVSGTAGRAAADPPGFMLPMLLFAGFRTLIDRVHTELAEQGHPDLRPAHGFALQAIGPGGATASEIGRRLGVSKQAAGKTVDRLLALGYAERTDDPADARRKLVRVTPRGIDALTRSAAAFDALRAEWADRLGADRVRDLEQALGTVVPPGTVSRLDATSWLGGT
- a CDS encoding aldo/keto reductase — its product is MEYTQLGRTGLKVSRLVLGTMNFGPQTDEATSHAIMDTALDAGLNFFDTANVYGWGDDKGRTEEIIGSWFAKDPAHRDKVVLATKVYGNMGPDGAAWPNHDKLSALNIRRAVDASLKRLGTDYIDVYQFHHVDRLTPFEEIWQAIDVLVRQGKILYAGSSNFPGYKIAQANETAARRGSVGLVSEQCLYNLYERRAEMEVIPAAQEYGLGVIPWSPLHGGLLGGVIRKEVEGGRRATGRAAEVLADPVARARLQAYEDLLAKHGADPGETALAWLLTRPGVTGPIIGPRTPEQLQGALRALEAELGEELLAGLDEVFPGPGPSPEAFAW
- the thpR gene encoding RNA 2',3'-cyclic phosphodiesterase produces the protein MRLFAAVLPPPAQLAELAHEVDRLAHLPGAGRLRWTSRPGWHFTLAFMGEVDEALLPDLRARLGRAAHRSAPFPLRLHGGGRFGRAVLWTGAAGDLDDLRLLAERADAAARRAGVAMDEHRRYQAHLTVARSRTDLDLRPFVTALDAFEGTRWEVAELALVRSNLPGGGTPGERPRYETVTTWPLGGAGAGDRPG
- a CDS encoding GNAT family N-acetyltransferase translates to MDNVITIRKGGAADVPAMLAVLDSAVGWLNGRGITAQWGTEPFSARPKTVELVERVAAEGVPWMAEVDGVPAGTLTLTPHPGAYVEPAGEPESYVRFLATDARFHGLGVGAALLAHAAEETRRQGISLLRVDCFAGSEGRLVAYYEGQGFTRTETFTVGDWPGQVLERRV
- a CDS encoding MFS transporter, coding for MSTGPGADSAPVHKPTLKTRGRGETFSSLRIRNYRLFFTGAIVSNTGTWMARITQDWLVLSLTGSAAAVGITTALQFLPMLLFGLYGGVIADRYPKRRLLLVSQAALGLCGLTLAVLTLSGSIQVWHVYLVAFLLGMVTVVDNPARQSFVSEMVGPGQLRNAVSLNSANFQSARLVGPAVAGLMIASIGSGWAFLINGLSFLAPIVGLLLMRTGELHKVERAPRGKGQLREGLRYVAGRPDLIWPIVLVGFIGTFGFNFPIWLTAFSEEVFHVGAGTYGFLNTLMAAGSLAGALLAARRGSTRLRMLVVAAGVFGALEIAAALSPAFWLFALLLVPIGAIGLTVNISANSAVQMATDPAMRGRVMSLYMMVFAGGTPIGAPLLGWVTDTYGARVGFATGGLVSLTAAAVIGLVLARVGRLKLALGWHHGHPQVRFVPRERLATAA